Proteins encoded together in one Candidatus Sulfotelmatobacter sp. window:
- a CDS encoding alpha/beta hydrolase, with the protein MGLDWRIRALQWFAQRRGRAFRPDLTVAQLRAGYADMNRQLGLRERTPVTQRDLTIPTDEGGIAARLYRVAAGTGPAPLLVFFHGGGFVIGDVPSYDHLARFFAIRSECAVLSVEYRLSPEYHFPRGHEDAFAAYRWACANAAALGIDPRRIAVGGDSAGGTLAEVVGAFAGERGLPAPAFQLLMYPLTDATGSCPSRAPGYFPAGLPFTEQTIAWFHRYNATTPEEERSPLLAPLLLPPASIAASPPTYLLAAGYDPLVDEGRAYAEKLRAAGVPVTYDLRPTLTHGFVNFAGAVPAARRALLSAAMALRAALRGRAEAA; encoded by the coding sequence ATGGGATTGGATTGGCGAATCCGCGCGCTGCAGTGGTTCGCCCAACGTCGCGGTCGCGCGTTTCGCCCCGATCTGACCGTCGCGCAGTTGCGCGCCGGCTATGCCGACATGAACCGGCAGCTCGGCTTGCGCGAGCGTACCCCGGTCACGCAGCGCGACCTGACCATCCCGACCGACGAGGGCGGGATCGCCGCCCGGCTGTACCGGGTCGCCGCGGGCACCGGCCCGGCGCCGCTGCTGGTGTTCTTCCACGGCGGCGGCTTCGTGATCGGCGACGTTCCGAGTTACGACCACCTGGCACGGTTCTTCGCGATCCGCAGCGAATGCGCGGTGCTCTCGGTCGAGTACCGCCTCTCGCCCGAGTACCATTTTCCGCGCGGTCACGAGGACGCGTTCGCCGCCTACCGCTGGGCCTGCGCGAACGCGGCGGCGTTGGGGATCGACCCGCGCCGCATCGCGGTCGGCGGCGACAGCGCCGGCGGTACCTTGGCCGAGGTCGTCGGCGCCTTCGCCGGCGAGCGCGGCCTGCCGGCGCCGGCCTTCCAGCTGCTGATGTACCCGCTCACCGACGCGACCGGCTCGTGCCCGTCGCGCGCGCCGGGATACTTTCCGGCCGGGCTGCCGTTCACGGAGCAGACCATCGCGTGGTTCCACCGCTACAACGCGACCACGCCCGAAGAAGAACGCTCGCCGTTGCTCGCGCCGCTACTGCTCCCGCCGGCGTCGATCGCCGCCTCGCCGCCGACCTATCTGCTGGCCGCGGGCTACGATCCGCTCGTCGACGAGGGCCGCGCGTACGCCGAGAAGCTGCGCGCGGCCGGCGTGCCGGTGACCTACGATCTGCGGCCGACGCTCACGCACGGCTTCGTCAACTTCGCCGGTGCCGTCCCGGCCGCACGCCGCGCGCTCCTCTCGGCGGCGATGGCGCTGCGCGCCGCGCTCAGGGGGCGCGCCGAGGCCGCCTGA
- a CDS encoding DUF2252 domain-containing protein, whose amino-acid sequence MVEESLGGKSLRVAVPRAAHAAWEPHPARDPLAILRGVFATLIPDLRAIRGQRMARSPFAFYRGSAAVMAADLAATPRTGRLVQISGDAHVANFGGYAAPERRLVFDVNDFDETARGPWEWDVKRLAASLILAGRAAGLRVAANDDVVRAALSTYRVRTREYAEMAPRDVWYATIDIRGSVRAALDSRAKRPAERPERDGRSRTALNLLSKVTELADGQLRFVEDPPLLEHTDGTPLEKAQQVLDAYRTTLRPEARLLIDRYKLVDAARKVVGVGSVGTWCVLLLMTDDRNDELLLQAKEARASVLEPYVGPQPYSSHGERVVTGQRMMQAASDVLLGWAELDGTCFYVRQYRNNKTAPDVTTLGASELSDYAAHCAWTLARAHARTADARPVADYLGRGDAFDEAVALWARAYADQTERDHAAFVAALPTGGFLTA is encoded by the coding sequence ATGGTCGAGGAGTCGCTGGGCGGCAAATCCCTCCGGGTCGCCGTCCCGCGTGCTGCGCACGCGGCCTGGGAGCCGCATCCCGCGCGCGACCCGTTGGCGATTCTGCGCGGCGTCTTCGCGACGCTGATCCCGGACCTGCGCGCGATCCGCGGCCAACGCATGGCCCGCTCGCCGTTCGCCTTCTACCGCGGCTCGGCGGCGGTGATGGCGGCGGACTTGGCGGCGACGCCGCGCACCGGCCGGCTGGTGCAGATCAGCGGCGACGCGCACGTCGCGAACTTCGGCGGCTACGCCGCGCCCGAGCGGCGACTCGTGTTCGACGTCAACGACTTCGACGAGACGGCCCGCGGGCCGTGGGAGTGGGACGTCAAACGGCTCGCGGCCAGCCTGATCCTGGCCGGCCGCGCCGCCGGCCTGCGCGTCGCCGCCAACGACGACGTCGTGCGCGCCGCGCTCTCGACCTACCGAGTGCGCACGCGCGAGTACGCGGAGATGGCTCCCCGCGACGTCTGGTACGCGACGATCGACATCCGCGGTTCGGTGCGGGCCGCGCTGGACAGCCGCGCCAAGCGTCCGGCGGAGCGCCCGGAACGCGACGGCCGTTCGCGCACGGCGCTCAACTTGCTCTCGAAGGTGACGGAGTTGGCCGACGGCCAGCTCCGTTTCGTCGAAGACCCGCCGCTCCTCGAGCATACCGACGGAACGCCGCTGGAGAAGGCGCAGCAGGTCCTGGACGCCTACCGCACGACGCTGCGCCCGGAAGCGCGCCTGTTGATCGACCGGTACAAGCTGGTCGACGCCGCGCGCAAAGTCGTCGGCGTCGGCAGCGTCGGCACGTGGTGCGTGCTCTTGCTGATGACCGACGACCGCAACGACGAGCTGCTGCTGCAAGCGAAAGAAGCGCGGGCGTCGGTGCTCGAGCCGTACGTCGGGCCGCAGCCGTACAGCTCGCACGGCGAACGCGTGGTGACCGGACAGCGGATGATGCAGGCCGCGAGCGACGTCTTGCTGGGCTGGGCCGAACTCGACGGCACCTGCTTCTACGTGCGCCAGTACCGCAACAACAAGACCGCGCCGGACGTCACCACGCTCGGCGCGTCGGAGCTGAGCGACTACGCCGCGCACTGCGCCTGGACGCTGGCGCGCGCGCACGCGCGCACGGCGGACGCGCGGCCGGTCGCCGACTACCTGGGCCGCGGCGATGCGTTCGACGAAGCGGTCGCGCTGTGGGCACGCGCGTACGCCGACCAGACCGAACGCGACCACGCCGCCTTCGTCGCCGCCCTCCCGACGGGCGGCTTCCTCACCGCGTAG
- a CDS encoding GNAT family N-acetyltransferase, whose product MNAKLTIRAAEPQDEAAWRALWAGYCAFYEVTVSERVTGATWARILDPASGVAALVALAGDGRIVGFANYVVHPYTWGTQVIGYLEDLFVAPDARGRGAGKALIDGLIVLGERAGWDRVYWHTRENNAAARRVYDGFAAADDFVRYVVPIATR is encoded by the coding sequence ATGAACGCAAAGCTGACGATCCGTGCCGCCGAGCCGCAGGACGAGGCGGCGTGGCGCGCGCTCTGGGCCGGCTACTGCGCGTTCTACGAGGTCACCGTGTCCGAACGGGTCACGGGCGCGACGTGGGCGCGCATCCTCGATCCGGCCTCCGGCGTCGCCGCGCTGGTCGCGCTGGCAGGCGACGGACGCATCGTCGGCTTCGCGAACTACGTCGTGCACCCGTACACCTGGGGAACGCAGGTGATCGGGTACCTCGAGGATCTCTTCGTCGCACCGGATGCACGCGGGCGCGGCGCCGGGAAAGCGCTGATCGACGGTTTGATCGTGCTGGGCGAACGCGCAGGCTGGGACCGCGTCTACTGGCACACCCGCGAGAACAACGCCGCGGCACGGCGGGTGTACGACGGGTTCGCGGCGGCGGACGATTTCGTCCGCTACGTCGTGCCGATCGCTACGCGGTGA
- a CDS encoding YihY/virulence factor BrkB family protein has product MSRWVEVFRAAGARFSAQGSAFTAQAIAYTALFALVPLTLVGVSLLAFAFGTADGIAQANRAILFYVPALYDLLASNLQTIVRYRGVSGVVGFVGLAWGGKNLFQALTYALNRSLGLEHQRSLVWQVAIALTLVPIAGVVIALATALPIIITLGVQFAGLESLRWAPQIASYGASFALVFVVCALLYAYLPNRQPSWPAVCAGAAVAALGYSIAQIAYAIYTTYAAYAFQIYGALSALFVLLLWLDVIGVVFLFGAHVSAAWHEHVKTRKLPLAS; this is encoded by the coding sequence ATGTCACGCTGGGTGGAGGTCTTTCGCGCCGCGGGCGCGCGCTTCTCCGCGCAGGGGTCGGCCTTCACCGCGCAGGCGATCGCCTACACCGCCCTCTTCGCGCTGGTCCCGCTCACGTTGGTCGGCGTCTCGCTGCTGGCGTTCGCGTTCGGCACCGCCGACGGCATCGCGCAAGCGAATCGAGCGATCTTGTTCTACGTCCCCGCGCTCTACGATCTGCTGGCCAGCAACTTGCAGACGATCGTGCGTTATCGCGGCGTCTCCGGCGTGGTCGGCTTCGTCGGCTTGGCGTGGGGCGGCAAGAACCTGTTCCAAGCGCTGACCTACGCGCTGAACCGCTCGCTGGGGCTGGAGCACCAGCGCAGCCTCGTCTGGCAGGTCGCGATCGCGCTCACGCTGGTGCCGATCGCGGGCGTCGTGATCGCGCTGGCGACCGCGTTGCCGATCATCATCACGCTCGGCGTGCAATTCGCGGGCTTGGAATCCCTGCGCTGGGCGCCGCAGATCGCCTCGTACGGCGCGTCGTTCGCACTGGTCTTCGTGGTCTGCGCGCTGCTCTACGCCTATTTGCCGAACCGTCAGCCGAGCTGGCCCGCCGTCTGCGCCGGCGCCGCGGTCGCGGCACTCGGCTACTCGATCGCGCAGATCGCCTACGCCATCTACACGACGTACGCCGCGTACGCGTTCCAGATCTACGGCGCGCTCTCGGCGCTGTTCGTCCTGCTGCTCTGGCTGGACGTCATCGGGGTCGTCTTCTTGTTCGGCGCGCACGTCAGCGCGGCGTGGCACGAGCACGTCAAAACGCGCAAGCTGCCGCTGGCGTCGTAA
- a CDS encoding KH domain-containing protein, with protein MSAFDDEFGLFGDESETEEERRSTLGARRIGSDEAASDDIEPEDERPRRGRGPRDRTAGGPGGDRRREGRVYGADRGARKAADPVVAQQRALDLLAFLARKLVSHPNEVLVETVDTAKGPVVELVVVQEDLGKVIGRSGRVAQALRTLVRASAEGRIAIDIVAYDEDEFEQEAEHAGDADVANGDD; from the coding sequence GTGAGCGCCTTCGACGACGAGTTCGGCCTCTTCGGCGACGAGTCGGAGACGGAGGAGGAGCGTCGCTCGACGCTCGGCGCGCGGCGCATCGGCTCGGACGAAGCGGCGAGCGACGACATCGAGCCCGAGGACGAACGCCCGCGGCGCGGCCGCGGCCCGCGCGATCGCACGGCCGGCGGCCCGGGCGGCGACCGCCGCCGTGAAGGACGCGTGTACGGTGCCGACCGCGGCGCGCGCAAGGCGGCCGATCCGGTCGTCGCGCAGCAGCGCGCGCTCGACCTGTTGGCGTTTCTGGCCCGCAAGCTGGTCTCGCACCCCAACGAAGTCCTGGTCGAGACGGTCGACACCGCGAAAGGGCCCGTCGTCGAGCTGGTCGTCGTCCAGGAAGATCTCGGCAAAGTCATCGGGCGCAGCGGCCGCGTCGCGCAAGCGTTGCGCACGCTGGTGCGCGCCAGCGCCGAAGGCCGGATCGCGATCGACATCGTCGCCTACGACGAGGACGAGTTCGAACAAGAAGCCGAGCACGCCGGCGACGCCGACGTGGCGAACGGCGACGACTGA
- the rpsP gene encoding 30S ribosomal protein S16, with product MVKIRLRRMGAKKQPTYRFVVADVRSPRDGRFIEILGHYNPRTEPRTLVVDEAKAKEWLAKGAQPSDPVRRLFAELGLCERGPIPETKRAPKKSKSS from the coding sequence ATGGTCAAGATCAGACTCCGGCGCATGGGCGCCAAGAAACAACCGACGTACCGCTTCGTGGTCGCCGACGTGCGCTCGCCGCGCGACGGCCGATTCATCGAGATCCTCGGGCACTACAATCCGCGCACCGAACCGCGCACGCTCGTCGTCGACGAGGCCAAGGCGAAGGAATGGCTGGCCAAGGGCGCACAACCGTCCGACCCCGTTCGCCGTCTGTTCGCCGAGCTCGGTCTGTGCGAGCGCGGCCCGATCCCGGAGACCAAGCGCGCACCGAAGAAGTCAAAGAGCAGCTGA